The nucleotide sequence ACCACCACCGGTTACTGTTTCCGTAACTGAAAGCGGATTGGAATAGACATCGTAAGTACTATTTATTGTACGTTGAATACCTGTTAACCCTTCATTAATAACAGATTGGGTATTTTGTGCTTTAAAAACCTTGTTTGATAAATTGGTAATATTATAGGTGTTAACTTTTTTGGTCAAGAAATTTACCGGAGTAGTAAAGAAGTTTGCCCAATCAGTGCTATGAGCAACATATTCTTCTTTAACTAAACCGTTATTATCTAAATCAAAAATGGTTATATTTTTAATCTGGTCTTGTAAGTCATAGATCGTTGATCCACCTATATAGATATTGGTAACCATACGCCCTTTAAAGCCTAAAAAACCTTTCCCGTTATAGCTTATTGTAGGATCGGCGTAAGAAAAAAGCTGCTTACGTTCTGTGGTTTCTCCTAAACGCAAACTTTGAGTATCATAGGTAACTTTGGTTACCAGATACATACCGGGTACAATATCTATATCGGCTTTAGGATAAACAGACATTGGTTGACTAAATGAAGTAAAAGGTACTACCGCATCCTCTAATTTATCATAAACGCCTTGTCTTGTGTTTTTTCCTTCGTCATAGACATTATAAGTAATTTTTGTTATTATATCAAATTCATTAATAGTGCTTAATGTTTGTGTTTTAACATTGTCTTTATTAGATTTTAATATTTTTAATTTATTATCGGTTAGTAGGGCTAATTCCGTTTTATAGTTTTTTTGATTAAAATTTGAATTTACGATAATTGGAAAGCGATTTGTATGAGATATTAGCTGGTGAGCTCCACTAGGCATTTGAAAAGAAATGTCTTGTGATTCCGAATCGAACTTTAAATTTTCAAAAGTATAAACGGCGGTCATATAACTAGATCGCTCATTTCCATAATAATCTACTAAAGACTTGTCTAAAGTCTTAATAATATCAGTCTTCCCATCATTATTGATATCGGAAAAAATATAATTGTATGAGGTATGCGATTCCTCTTGTGTGCTATAATATGATTTTTCATCGATATTATAAGGAATTCCTATGTTTTTCGCAAAATGATTAAAGTCTCCGTTGTCTTTATTAATATAAAATATCCATTGATTAGATGAAGTTTCTTTTTTAGCCGGTGATAACGGAGTTATGAAATCTAATTTTCCATCACCATTAAAATCCCCAAGATATACCGCTTTACCATATTTAACATCCGGCATTCCTTGGTCACTATACAAATCTAATTTTTTAGTAATTAAATTAAATTTATAGATTCTAATATTTTGATGTCTGATTACGATAAATTCATCATATCCATCTCCATCAATATCTACTACTTGATAATTAAATCCTATAGGAATATTCGGGGTTGTATATACCGTACTAGTAGTAGTATCAAGAATTTCGACATCTGTACTATATTGATTATCTCCTTCATCATCGAAGTTACGCCCATGTTCCATTCTAACAATTTCAGTAATACCGTCTCCGTTAAAATCACCGCTTAAAAATTGCCTTCTTACATTAGGTTTGCCATACATTGTTAGCGTAATAGGATCGCCCTGTTGATAAACAGTCAGAGCGGTTCCGGGAACATATACGTAACTATTAAAAGTATACTTAACTCCTTCTACATTAGAGCTAATTTCAGTAACAGTCGTCCAACCAAGGTTTGGAAGCAAAACGTTGCTATGGTTTAGTCTTTTTGAAGTTACAACATCCAAGAATGGTTTTGAAGTGAAGCTCTGTTTAAAAATCAAAGGTTTGTTTTGATCAAAAGGATCTGTTGGATCTGATGGATTATAAACATATAATTTACTACCATCAATACACTGCATATAATTGTCGTTTACAGAAGTTCCCATCATCAAAAAACCAATATGACCACTCCCGCTAAAATCTCCGGTAAGCACTTTAGAATTATGTGAAGATAGTTTACTAAATCCTACTCCAAAATCATCTTTTATTACAAAAGACTCTTCTGCAATTATGTTTTCAGTCGTTATATCTGAACCGTAAGTAAAACTTACTGGTTTTTTAGACAGTGTACCATCACCTGAAGTTTCCGTGATTTTTTGTAGCCTTTCATATCCTAATGAAGTCGTTGTATAAGTTAATTGATACGTTCTATAATTTTCTGCAAACCCCTTAACCGTAATTTTATCTAAAATTTTAGTAGATTTTGAAGATTCACCGAAAATATATCCGGTTTCTTCTCGGTTTCTGTTTTTATAAGTAAAAGAAATAGAATTATATCCATTAAGAACCATTATAGAAGATAACGGATCTGTACTTCTATACCCATATCTAATACTTGAAACTAATAAGTTTCCATTATCAACAATATAATGGTAATTAATTACAACATTTTGTGGATTTATTAAATATGTAAGTGCATAAACTGTATTTGTTTTTGTCGGGGCCCCTATAGAACCAACAAGAGTTCCCTTATATCTTCTTCCGTAGTAAGCAATGCTTCCATCAGGATATTGTACTTTAAAATATTCAGGAGCATAATTAGACTGCGGATTTCCGTGCGAAGTAATTTTTAAATTACTATAAGTTTCTGTTTGGTATTCTGCACCGTCCATTCCATAAGTTCCAGACTTTAAAAGCAAACGTTGACCATCTAACATAAAACGGTCATCTGACGAATAATTTATAATACTATTCTTACCATCAAAAAACTTGTTAGATCCCACTTTGCTAATAGAGCTTAATCCGGATATATTCCAACCGTAGCCTGCAATTCCGTTACTAGCCTGACTACTATAGGTTAATCCTATTTTTGGAGATACTCCGTTAATTCCGGGTGGAACTTCAATTGGTAAATTATACGTTGCTGCTCCTGTTAAAGAAACAGAGAATTGTCCTTTTGATGCACCGCCATAATCTGCGTCTTCAATTATAATCGGATCAAAAAGAGGGTCTATTTTCATTGTTTCCGATTCGATATCTTCCGGTAAAACCTGTTGTGACGGTAACGTATCTTTCTCCACTTCAATTTTTTCAACTTCTCCTACCAGAATACCATATTCGCTATTATTTTGCTGAGCAAGAATTGTCTGTGTTCCCAGCAACATTAATAAAAAGTAAAAATATTTCATTGTGTTATTTTTTTATGATTTTATAAGATTTACTTTGCTGAAAGCTGTCAAAAAGCCTCACGTAATACATTCCGGAAGAATAACTTGATAAATTAAAAGTTTCTCTGGTTGTACCTTCATATACTTTTTTTAACTGCAACATTTTTCCTGTGCTGTCAAATAGCATTATTTCTGTAATCTGTAAATTACTTTGCCATTCTACATTCAATAAATCAACCACGGGGTTTGGGTATAATTCAATTTCGGTTGAATTATCATTGATTGAATTTGATTTAGGCAACATTGTTTCTTCCTCTTGTTCGGTTTCTTCTTCACTGTTGGTATTTGATAAAGAATTAACAGAAATGGTAACCAATTCTCGCTGGATCTGGTTACCTGCCGAGTCATAAGTGAATTGTAAAGTTTGGGCATTTACATTGAAAGCATAGAATGTAAACAGTAAAAGTAGTTTTTTGTGCATTTCTCTGATTTTAAAAAAATTCGATGCAAAATTATTAAAAAACCAACAAACAAAAGCAAGAGAATTATCATATTTTTATTTTTGTTCAAAAGACAATATAAACTAAAAGCAATTATATTATCAAAATTTAATAACCTCCTCAATCCTCTTCTTTTCTCAGGTTCTTGAGGTTCAGTTTGATTATTCTCCACAAAAAATCCACTTCGTTTGAAGTGGATTTTTTTATATATCAAAACCAATGTTAACACCTAATTTCATCGAAATCAGCTTTTGTAATTTCAGCTGTAAATCCGGAATGGCTACTGACGATAAAACCTCATCGGTAAAGGCATACATCAATAATGCTTTTGCTTCTTTTTTAGGGATTCCACGCTGTTGCATATAAAACATTGCCGTTTCGTCTAACTGACCAATAGTACAACCGTGTGAACATTTTACATCATCGGCAAAAATCTCTAATTGCGGTTTGGTGTTCAAGGTAGCTTTATCTGTCAATAAAATATTGTTGTTTTGCTGAAAAGCATCGGTTTTCTGCGCAATTTTATCTACATAAATCTTTCCGTTAAAAACTCCGGTAGATCGATCATCATAAATTCCTTTATAATTTTGATGCGATTCACAGTTTGGTTCTTCGTGATTTACCAGCGTGTAATGATCTACGTGCTGTTTATCGCCAATAATAGTAATTCCTTTTAAAGTAGAATCGATACGTTCGCCTTTTTGATAGAAATTCAAATTATTTCTTGTGATGTTTCCACCAAAAGAAAAGGTGTGAACTGATACACGACTTTCCTGTTTTTGTTCGATATACGTATTATCAACCAAATCGGCAGTTAGTAAATCGTTTTGTAACTTATAATAATCAACAATGGCACGTTTTGCAGCATAAATTTCGGTTACACTGTTTGTAAGCATTGGCAATTCTGACAAAGACTGATGACGTTCAATAATCTGAACATGTGCATTTTCGCCTACAATGACCAAGTTTCTTGGCTGAACAAAGTTCGATGCTCCGGTTGTAAAATACAAAATCTCGATTGGTTTTTGAACAACCGTTGATTTAGGAATGTTGATATACGCACCTTCAAAAGCATAAGCCGTATTTAAATTCGTTAAGCTGTCTTCTTTGTTTGCAATCTGGTTAAAATAAGTATCAATAACCATTTTGTATTTAGGCTTTGTTAATGCCGACGACATTAAGCAAACATCTAAACCATCGTGCGTAGTTGATGATAAATGCGATGAAAAAACACCGTTGATAAACACTACTTTGTAGGTATCAACATCGTTTAAAAAATATTTTTTTACGTCTTTCCACTCAACAGCACTATCGTTTTTTGGAAGAATATTGAAATCGTTTGCCAATACAGCATTTAACGACGTATATTTCCAGGCTTCTTCTTTTTTTGTAGGAAATCCTTTATTTTCGAACACCTTTAAAGCATTGGTACGCACATCGTGCAAGGTTGAGTTTATATCTACCTTTTGTTCAAATGCTAAAAATGATGATAATAATTTTTCTTTTAAATCCATTATTTGTTTTGTTTAAAGTTTAAAGTTTGTTTTGTTTAAAGTTGCGTAACCTTAAACATGGAACTTTAAACCATTTAAACTAAATTATTTC is from Flavobacterium dauae and encodes:
- a CDS encoding T9SS type A sorting domain-containing protein, whose translation is MHKKLLLLFTFYAFNVNAQTLQFTYDSAGNQIQRELVTISVNSLSNTNSEEETEQEEETMLPKSNSINDNSTEIELYPNPVVDLLNVEWQSNLQITEIMLFDSTGKMLQLKKVYEGTTRETFNLSSYSSGMYYVRLFDSFQQSKSYKIIKK
- the sufD gene encoding Fe-S cluster assembly protein SufD; this encodes MDLKEKLLSSFLAFEQKVDINSTLHDVRTNALKVFENKGFPTKKEEAWKYTSLNAVLANDFNILPKNDSAVEWKDVKKYFLNDVDTYKVVFINGVFSSHLSSTTHDGLDVCLMSSALTKPKYKMVIDTYFNQIANKEDSLTNLNTAYAFEGAYINIPKSTVVQKPIEILYFTTGASNFVQPRNLVIVGENAHVQIIERHQSLSELPMLTNSVTEIYAAKRAIVDYYKLQNDLLTADLVDNTYIEQKQESRVSVHTFSFGGNITRNNLNFYQKGERIDSTLKGITIIGDKQHVDHYTLVNHEEPNCESHQNYKGIYDDRSTGVFNGKIYVDKIAQKTDAFQQNNNILLTDKATLNTKPQLEIFADDVKCSHGCTIGQLDETAMFYMQQRGIPKKEAKALLMYAFTDEVLSSVAIPDLQLKLQKLISMKLGVNIGFDI